GAGCCAGCACGGGTAGCCACCGCCGCTCCTTGAACTGGAGCTCCGGAGTGGGGTCCATGCGCTGCATGCGCACGGCCAACTCATCCCCGAGGCACCACATCTGGTTGCCCCAACCGCCCGCCACCTCGCGGATGGCCAGCCCTGCAAGGTCTGGATGTTGCTCCTGCAGCAGGTCACGGACCAGGTCTGCGGTGATCTCGATCTCGGAGTTGGTCATGCGAAGCCACAGTATCGGGGCAGGCGGGGCAGCTCTCACTCTCCGGAAGATCTCGCCACTCAACCTTCCTGGCGAGAGATCAGTCACTGGCCACACGTTCGCAAGCTGTCGTGCTCCCCTCGCAAACTGTCGTGCTGTGACTGAGTGCGGTACTTGGCCGGTCTGGCCAAGTACCGCACTCAGTCACGTGTGCCAGCGGCGAGCCAGGTCGTCGAGAGCGGGCGAGGGCGTCACTACCCGGCCGTTCCAAGGATCTGGTCGGCCGTCGCGAAGCGGTGCACCGTCGGCTTCAGCACTTCGTAGAGGTAGCCGAAGTACTCCGTTTCCGCCGTACCGGTCAGCACCGCCAGCAGAAACGCGAGGCACCCCATGTCGTGGTGTTCCCACAGGGGGCCGCGCCCCTCGTTGTAGAGCACGGTCCACTCTTCGGGGCGCTGACCGGGCCGCGCCAACCAGTACAGGAACGCCCCCGTGCCCTCCTCGAATGCCCACGGCAGGACCCTGGCCCCCGCCTCCTGCAGGCCGGCGGGCTTGTCCTCGAACTCCCAGAGGTCGGCCAGGACCTCGTCCCGTTCCGTCATCTGCGCGTGCAGGTCGCAGTCGTCGTAGGCGGAGTCGGGGACGAGCAGCCAGATCGTCTCGTCGAAGATGCCGTCGCCGTATATCTCGACGAGCTGCTTGTAGTCGGCAGGCAGAGCCGCACCGAGGGCGCGCTCGGCTTGCGCCCAGTCGACCGCGGGTGGCGGATTGACGGGCGGAGGGCAGAGGCGGACGAGCGCATCGACGGCGATCATGGAACGGACGCTACCGGGACGCGGACGCGCCCAGTACCCGTGGGTGGCGGAAGGCCAGGCGAAGATCCGCAGCGGAACCCGGCCCCGGTACCCGCTCGCCGGGGCGAAGACCTCGGCACGCCGAGGGCTGCGTCTGTCGGGTGGTCGATGAGTGCGCACTTGGCCGGTGAGGCCACCTACAGCGCCGAGTCCCGGCTGTGACTGAGCGCTTCACTTGGCCAGTTGGTTCGCGGAAACCAGCCACCGCCAGCGCCGACGCTCCGTGACAAGAGTGCCGGCGGCCAGCAGGGTCACGGGGATCGCCGCCCAGGCGGGCCAGGCCAGCCACGAGGAGATCACAGCTGCGGCGAGTTGGAGCAGCACCAGCAGGATCGTGGCCCAGCCCGGTACCGCGATGATCACGTTGGCCTTGTCCCTCCGGGTGGAGAAAAGCGTCGGAAGGCCGATCAGGGCCACTACGGACACGGCGGCAAGCATCCATGAGTGGCCGGCCAAGGCCCAGGGGGTGGCCACCCACGCGACGAGCTCCGTCGCGAAGCGCAGGGCGGACGCGGCTCGGTCGTCCGGTCGTCCCGAGGTCGTTTCTCCACCAGCAACGTCGGTCACCTGCGGACGATCTCACGGCGCGCGGCCGACTGCCAGGGGGTGGGGGCGCCACCGTCGCACCATGGCTTCCCGTATGCCCCGCAGCCGGGGACGCACGGGACGCTGAGTGCTTCAGTTGGCGAAACTCGCCAGCTGAAGCTGTCCTGTCTCAAATAAGTCTGGGTAGGCCAACGCCCTGACCTGCAGTGCCCGAACTTGGCTGAGACAGCCAGTTGCATGTCGTCTCAAGTGAGTCCAGATAGTCAACCTGCGGCATATGCCAGAGGTGCCGCTTCGCGGCTCGCTTCGATGACGATCAACGTTAGAGCCAGGTCGTCCAGGAGACGGAAACCCCGGGACGACGCGGCGGCCGCCCCAGGCTGACACCGCATGGATGTGGAGCTGCCTCAATAGGTGACCGTGATCCGACGCGCCGGGCCGTCCACCCGGATCCGTCCACCGACGGGAATGACGAGTTGGGGGTCGGTGTGGCCCAGGTCGACGTCGAACACCACCATCGCGTCGGGGGCATACTGCTGGAAGGCCCGGAGGACGGCCTCCTTCTGTTGCCGGCGGAAGTGCGCCTTCTCCTGTGGGCCGAGCTGGTTCTCGAACGACCAGCTCCTGGCCCTACCCATCAGTAGCGCGGGGAACTGCTGGAGGAGACCGCGTTCGCCCATGTTCCGAAGGATCCTGTAGACCTCTTCGGCGCGCGGCATCTCCTCGGACGTCTCAAGGAAGAGCACGTTCCCGGCGTAGGCCCCGACCGGCAGTACGGCACGGTCGGCCATCAGCAGCCAGGAGATGATCTCCAGGTTGCCGCCCCAGCTGATCCCTTCAACTACCCGGTCGCCGTTGTGCCAGGACCACCCGCCAGCGGGTTCCATCTCGGGCTCGGACTCGAAGGTGCGCGGGTCTTGCCAGGGACGGCCGACGTCCCCGTACGTGCTTGCCGCAGTGAGCTCGTACTCGCCAGAGGTGAACAACGCCGCCCTGAGAGAATCCGCCGTCATCGGGTGCATCGCACCTGGACGCCCGAACTCGACCATCACTGTGCCGCCGTGGTACCCGACGATGCCCAGGTTCCGCAGGAACAACAACAGGTTGGTGTTGTCGCTGTAGCCGAAGAAGGGCTTGGGGTTGGTGCGAAGTAGCGTGCGGTCGAGGTGGGGCAGGACGGCCATCTGATCGTCACCGCCGATGCTGGCGATCACTGCCTTGATGTCAGGGTCCGCGAAGGCCGCGTGGATGTCCGCAGCCCGCTCCTCGGGCGTCGAGCCCATCTTCCGGGTAGTCGGATACTCCACGGGCTTCAACCTGAAGTCGTCCTGAAGCCTGGACAACCCCAACTCGTAGGGCAGGGGTAGGGCACCGGGCAGACCGGACGAGGGGGACAGCACCGCGACCAGGTCTCCGGGGCGGGGCTTACTGGGGTAGAGAGGGTCCGTCATCCGGTGATCATAGGAGTCCGTGGACCTGTGGACGCATCGGTTATTCCCGTCTCAGCGAGGTACTCCAGCAACTCCAAACGGCGTCATCCGCGGTCGGGGGGCCCATTGCTCATCTCGACGCTCTGCTATTTCCGTCGAAGCGCTGCTGGGCGTCCTGATACGTTCTGTGACCTGCGGCGACGAACGGGGATTCGGTGGACGGGATAGCTTTTGTACCGCCGGAGGTTCGTAGCCGGCTTGTCGTGCGCTTCGGATCGGAAGTTTTGGGCTGGTGTGATCAACTGCCAGCTCTGGTAGATCAGCTGGCGGCTCGCTGGAACCTGACTGTGCTCGCGGGGGGCGGAGGCGGCACCTCACGGGTGTTCCGCTGCACACAGCAGGGTGACGGGGCAACCGTGTGGCTGAAGCTCACCCCCGACCTCGAGATCGCCTCCGCGGAATCAGAGGCACTGCGCGCCTGGGCCGGCACGCCGTCGGTTGTCCAACTGCTGGCGGAGGATCCTGCTGTCGGGGCCCTGCTGTTGAAGGACGTGAAGCCGGGAGTCCCGGTGAGGCAGCTCAGCTGGAGTCTTCCGGAGGTCGCAGCCCTGCTGCGGGAACTGCGCATTCCTTCCCCTGCTCGCGGTCAAGGTTCTGTGCTGCAGCCGCTTGCGCACCGAGTGGACTTCCTCTTCGAGCTGACCGACCGCCGGCTGGCGGGTGCCGGTCTGAGCGAAGTGTTTGACCCGGCGGTGCTCAACCGGGCTCGCGCAGCCGCCCTGGATCTCGCCAGCGGCGGCACGGTGGGACTCGTGCACGGTGATCTTCATCCGGCCAACGTGCTGTCCGGGCCCGGGCAGAAGATGGTCGCGATCGATCCCCGGCCTGCGCTCGGTGACCCTGATTTCGACGCTGTGGACTGGGTGATGGCGGGAGTGGAGGAACTCGCCGAGCTGGAGCGGAGGGTCGAGGAATTGGCGGCGCTGGTTCCCGGCCAGTCTTCCGGTCGCGTACTGGCCTGGTGCCGCGCTGTTGCTGTCATGGATGCGGCCTCCAGGCTCTGCGCGGGTCGGAACGACGCCGAGACCAAATTCCTCGTGGCGCTGGCTCGCGGCTGAGCGATGGGCGATTGAGTCAGGCAGCCGGGTTCGCGACCGCCCTCTCAATCGAACAACATCGTCAGTTTCCGCGACCGCTCCTCAATCTCAGAGCCTGTGAATGAACTGTTATGGCCGGGCGCTGACGGCTCCCGGGCGGTGCCATCACGTACCAGAGAGCGAACCTTTCGCGGCCCTCTGGCGTCCAAGGTCCGGCATGCCGGAGGTGCCGGCGGCCGGGGGAGGTTGGTACATGGCGGGCAAGCGGACGGCCGATAGAACGGCGAGCGCGGGGGCGGCTGGATTGGCGAGCGTACGGGCGGTGCTCGCGGCCACCCTGATTAGCCTGTCCGTGGCCTGCGCGGGGACGGGCACCACGCAAAGCGGGGCGGATGGTTCCTGCGCGGCCCTGCTCGTGTACCGGGGCCACACCTACCTGGGGCACGGGCTTTATCCCGATGACGAAGGCGACGGCGTCGGCGTCACGGCGGGCAGACGGCTCGGCACGGGCACCACACCCGGGTGCGACGACACTCCGAACGATGAGGACCAGGAAGTGCCTTCGAGGCCGGTACCCGTGTACGCGATCGAAGGCGTGGACCCCGTCCACGCCGTAACCGTGGACCATCCGGCCGGCGGCACTCTCTACATCGAGCGGAACTCGGAGAAGACCCTGCCGGAGCTGAGGAAACTGATCGAGGCGCGGGAGCTGGACCCGTCGCCGAAGGCGGCTACCAAGTGACGCGCGCCCGCAGGGGCAGGTGGTGGCCTCCCATCGATGACTGTGTGCGCAGGGCGTGACCCGCGCGCCCCGGCCGAGGAGCTGATCGATACGGTCCACTGGGAATGAGATCGGCCAGGGGAACGCAAACGACGTGTCCGGCTCGTCCGTCCCCATGGTCACCAGAGCCGACCGAAGCCTCCTGTGTCCGGACCGGACGTTCAGCGTTCCTCGTTCGACCGCTTTCCCTTGCGACGCCCAATGACCGGAACTGCTCGGCAGCCGCAGGAGCCGTCTGTGGGGGGTTCGTTCACAGCTTCTCAGCTCAGGGGGGTGTGGAATCCGGAAACGGGGAGGTTATCCGGGACGGACGGCGCGGGCCGGGCAGGGACGGTGTCGGACTCCACGGAAGACCTCAGTAGCGCTCGATTCATCTCCGACGCTCTTCAGTGCCAGAGTGAAGACTTCGGTCTTGCGGCCTCGGAGGCGGGGCATGCAACTATCCGGCCGTGCTCGATCGTCCTTCGGGCATGCCACACCCGAACCCCGAACCGCCCTCAACTGCGCCTGCATGGCCGCACTGTGGCCACGGCACCACTGCCGTGGACCCGCTCGGCTGCCGCGGCATCCATGTCCCTGATCACAACGCATGCCTCGCTCACCTGGCCGACACCGACCGCGACGCGTACATGGCTGGCCTGACCCCCGACACCGATATCGACCACCGCGGCACCCTCTTCACCGAACCCCTGCTCGGTGCCCTCCACGACCCAACCACCGGACACCCACGCCTCGGCGTCGAGGTTCGGGACTGTCCAAGACGCCCTTACAGGCATACAAATCCGCGTGCTCGCAAAGCGCTACAACCTCCGCTCCTGGGACGTCCGCTTCGCCTTGGAGATCCCACGCCTGACCACCACAGAGACGGGTCCGCTGACCCATCCCATCACAGGTGAACTCGCCGACCTGATCGAGAGCATGATTAGCAGAAGGCTCAACGGCAGGCAGATCTGGACCGAACTCCTGGACCACCACGACTACTTGGTCACCTACGACAGCATCCGCCACTACCTGAGATACACACGACCCCGAACGGCGTCACCACAAGCAGCCTCTCTGACATCCAACCTAGTCGTCCCAGGTCAGCAGGCTGCACACCCGACAGTGCCGAGCCCCATGGGGGCCAGCCCTGTTGACGGTCAGCTGGTCGCCGACCGTTCCGTGTCCGGGTCGGCTTCCTGGGTGGCGGCCCAGGTGGCGAGCAGGCACAGTCCCTCTTCGGAGGGTGAGCCAGGCTCGGTGGTGTAGATGGTGAGGGTGAGGCCGGGTGCGGCGGCCATCTCCAGGCCCTCGAATGCGAGGGAGAGGTCGCCGACGGCGTGGTGGTGGAAGTGCTTGGTGCCGGTGCCGTGGTGGCGGACGTTGTGCGCACCCCAACGGGTACGGAACTCGTCACTGCGGGTGCACAGCTCCCCGACCAGATCGTGCAGCTCCTTGTCGTGCGGATTGCGGCCGGCTTCCGCACGCACAATGGCGACGGTGATGTCGGCGAAGGCATCCCAGTCCGGGTAGAAGTGGCGGGCGGCGGGGTCGAGGAAGGTGAAGCGGGCCAGGTTCTGCTGGTTGCCTGGCGCGGTGTAGAGGTCGGTGTAGAAGGCGCGGAAGAGCTGGTTGGCGGCAAGGATGTCCATGCGCCCGTTGCGGACGAACGCCGGTCCGGCGGTGATCGCGTCCAGGGTCCATTGCAGGCTGCGGTGCGGGGTCCACTGCCGGGTGGCGGCACGGCGGCGGGGGCGGGTGAGGGCGTCGGAGCCGTCGGCGGCCTGGGCCAGGTGCAGCAGGTGGGCGCGTTCGGCGTCATCGAGCTGCAGGGCGCGGGCGAGGGCTTCGAGGACGGCCGGGGAGACTCCGGCGAGGTTGCCGCGCTCCAGTTTGGAGTAGTACTCGACGCTCATGTCGGCGAGGGCCGCGACCTCGCTGCGACGCAGGCCCGGCACACGGCGGCGGGATCCGGTGGGTAGTCCGGCCTGGTCGGGGGTGATCTTTGCGCGCCGCGAGGTGAGGAACTCGCGGACCTCCTCACGGTTGTCCATGCCTTCGACGGTACGTCCGGCACGCGGCCATAGGGATGTACTGCTGGTACACCCCTTATCAGTGTCTCGCTACGCGTGTGAAGAGGTCGTTTCCTGGAAGGCGTGGTGCTTCTCCTTCCGGCCACGAAGGCAGAAGGCGGAGCCCCGCACCCGGCCCGGGCGGTCCGCCGTCCGAGGCTCCGGGTTCCGCACCCTGTACCCGGTACGCAAAGGAACCTCTCATGCGCGGCGCAGTGATCCACGCCCCCGGCGACATCCGCTTCGAGACTCTGGATGACCCGAAGATCGAATACCCGACCGACGCGATCATCCGCACGGCCGTGACCTGTGTGTGCGGGTCGGACCTGTGGCCCTACCGCGGTGCGGAGCCGACCGAGCACGCCCATCCGATGGGCCACGAGTACGTCGGCTTCGTGGAAGTGGTCGGGTCCGAGGTCACCTCGGTCAAGCCCGGCCAGTTCGTCATCGGCTCGTTCGCAACCTCGGACAACGTCTGCGCGAACTGCCGCAACGGGTTCCAGTCGAGCTGTCTGAACGTCGAGTTCATGTCCACCTGCCAGGCCGAGTACGTGCGCATCCCGAACGCGCAGGGCACCCTCGTCGCCACCGACGGCGTGCCGGAGGAACGGCTCTGGCCCGGTTTGCTGGCCGTCTCGGACGTGATGGGCACCGGCTGGTGGGCCGCGGAGGCCGCCGAGGTCAAGCCCGGCTCGACCGCC
This DNA window, taken from Streptomyces sp. NBC_01445, encodes the following:
- a CDS encoding SMI1/KNR4 family protein, which encodes MIAVDALVRLCPPPVNPPPAVDWAQAERALGAALPADYKQLVEIYGDGIFDETIWLLVPDSAYDDCDLHAQMTERDEVLADLWEFEDKPAGLQEAGARVLPWAFEEGTGAFLYWLARPGQRPEEWTVLYNEGRGPLWEHHDMGCLAFLLAVLTGTAETEYFGYLYEVLKPTVHRFATADQILGTAG
- a CDS encoding aminoglycoside phosphotransferase family protein, with product MWLKLTPDLEIASAESEALRAWAGTPSVVQLLAEDPAVGALLLKDVKPGVPVRQLSWSLPEVAALLRELRIPSPARGQGSVLQPLAHRVDFLFELTDRRLAGAGLSEVFDPAVLNRARAAALDLASGGTVGLVHGDLHPANVLSGPGQKMVAIDPRPALGDPDFDAVDWVMAGVEELAELERRVEELAALVPGQSSGRVLAWCRAVAVMDAASRLCAGRNDAETKFLVALARG
- a CDS encoding DUF6281 family protein, translated to MAGKRTADRTASAGAAGLASVRAVLAATLISLSVACAGTGTTQSGADGSCAALLVYRGHTYLGHGLYPDDEGDGVGVTAGRRLGTGTTPGCDDTPNDEDQEVPSRPVPVYAIEGVDPVHAVTVDHPAGGTLYIERNSEKTLPELRKLIEARELDPSPKAATK
- a CDS encoding helix-turn-helix transcriptional regulator, whose amino-acid sequence is MDNREEVREFLTSRRAKITPDQAGLPTGSRRRVPGLRRSEVAALADMSVEYYSKLERGNLAGVSPAVLEALARALQLDDAERAHLLHLAQAADGSDALTRPRRRAATRQWTPHRSLQWTLDAITAGPAFVRNGRMDILAANQLFRAFYTDLYTAPGNQQNLARFTFLDPAARHFYPDWDAFADITVAIVRAEAGRNPHDKELHDLVGELCTRSDEFRTRWGAHNVRHHGTGTKHFHHHAVGDLSLAFEGLEMAAAPGLTLTIYTTEPGSPSEEGLCLLATWAATQEADPDTERSATS
- a CDS encoding S66 family peptidase translates to MTDPLYPSKPRPGDLVAVLSPSSGLPGALPLPYELGLSRLQDDFRLKPVEYPTTRKMGSTPEERAADIHAAFADPDIKAVIASIGGDDQMAVLPHLDRTLLRTNPKPFFGYSDNTNLLLFLRNLGIVGYHGGTVMVEFGRPGAMHPMTADSLRAALFTSGEYELTAASTYGDVGRPWQDPRTFESEPEMEPAGGWSWHNGDRVVEGISWGGNLEIISWLLMADRAVLPVGAYAGNVLFLETSEEMPRAEEVYRILRNMGERGLLQQFPALLMGRARSWSFENQLGPQEKAHFRRQQKEAVLRAFQQYAPDAMVVFDVDLGHTDPQLVIPVGGRIRVDGPARRITVTY